A single window of Larimichthys crocea isolate SSNF chromosome XII, L_crocea_2.0, whole genome shotgun sequence DNA harbors:
- the tnk2b gene encoding activated CDC42 kinase 1 isoform X4 encodes MQCEEGTEWLLELLMEVQLQQYFLRIRDDLNVTRLSHFDYVKNEDLEKIGMGRPGQRRLWEAVKRRKAMCKRKSWMSKVFSGKRPDGGDFPQQGQPTSSFRKLSPTPPLGLGDGVLSAQPGGGGGGAPLDGQQQALTCLIPEKDLTVFEKLGDGSFGVVKRGEWLTPAGKVLNVAVKCLKTDVLSQPDALEDFICEVNAMHSLDHQNLIRLYGVVLTHPMKMVTELAPLGSLLERLRCVRPQGPVLIHTLCQYAVQVACGMAYLEQRRFIHRDLAARNILLASAHRVKIGDFGLMRALPNNDEHYVMQEHRKVPFAWCAPESLKTRTFSHATDTWMFGVTLWEMFTHGQEPWLGLNGSQILHKIDKEGERLPKPEDCPQDIYNVMLQCWAQKPDDRPTFVALREFLLETMPTDMCALQDFNEPDKLHIQLEDVITIIEGRAENYWWRGQNKRTLKVGQFPRNVVTSVAGLSAHDISRPLKNSFIHTGHGDSNPHRCWGFPDRIDDLYLGNPLDPPDVLSVDLSSARPTHLPGRVRKEPPPRPPQPAVLIKKPCYDPVNNDEEITSAGLKRLSLRKTGSLKGLKLKPAAWVSASKQGSGRMSGSGHNPNSEVSLIDFGEEFPAPTPSPSPVVEIQIPSLAKLALKAENILDRTPPQSPCRSLPRPLHPTPVVDWDARPLPPPPAYDDVAQDEDDMEVSSINSSEQQHEEEQSDVHYPDEAPPSGQKVEGETLVSRGPDRPDLEDNLFLPSRQSQGLSTSFSQSAEIFQELQQECMRRLNVPTGSAAQSSAPSQISALCPQTVVSHDGHQQSVLSSNEDKPQIPPRVPIPPRPIKRGDYTSARWSRDLSLSPTPADTTEDVSGPGQDRPPQIPPRDPLSQPSSRTPSPMGLVVGSPQQRVYSVSPTTMQAPLTSCPTHTYGSYLSTSPGKLMPTTHSFASDPKYAAPKVIQAHGKDAANKGPCILPIVRDGRKVSNTHYYLLPERPPYLDRYDRFFKEAESLPSSGVEERHVRQANTATVRPMVVSSQTLQGHAQGQGLVQPGELKANFSSNNNSSLGGPRSGMKTSVSLPRVCSDGLTAPVVTVSCTRTDGGGNSADRVKMVQEAVHGVTIEQCQAALQNHNWNVQKAVHYLKVEQLFCLGLKSRSECLKLLEMCDWNLEVASTQMLDNYGSTTRQRR; translated from the exons ATGCAGTGCGAGGAAGGCACAGAatggctgctggagctgctgatggaggtgcagctgcagcagtactTCCTGCGGATCCGAGATGACCTTAATGTCACGCGGCTGTCACACTTTGACTACGTCAAGAACGAAGACCTGGAGAAGATCGGCATGGGTCGACCTG GACAGAGACGACTGTGGGAGGCTGTGAAAAGGAGGAAAGCCATGTGCAAGCGCAAGTCCTGGATGAGCAAG GTGTTTAGTGGTAAGCGTCCAGACGGAGGAGATTTCCCCCAGCAGGGCCAGCCGACCTCCTCCTTTCGTAAGCTGTCTCCCACACCTCCTCTAGGCCTGGGGGATGGAGTGCTGTCCGCACAGcccggtggtggtggtggtggtgctccTCTTGATGGGCAGCAGCAGGCTCTGACCTGCCTCATCCCAGAGAAGGATCTGACGGTGTTTGAGAAGCTGGGGGACGGCTCGTTTGGTGTtgtgaagagaggagagtggCTGACGCCTGCAGGGAAGGTG CTGAACGTAGCTGTGAAGTGTCTGAAGACAGATGTGCTCAGTCAGCCCGACGCTCTGGAGGACTTCATCTGTGAGGTCAACGCCATGCACTCCCTGGACCACCAGAACCTCATTCGCCTCTACGGTGTGGTGCTCACACACCCAATGAAGATG GTGACTGAGCTGGCTCCCTTGGGTTCTCTGCTGGAGCGTCTACGATGTGTCCGTCCACAGGGCCCCGTGTTGATCCACACTCTGTGTCAGTATGCAGTGCAAGTGGCCTGTGGCATGGCCTATCTGGAGCAGAGGAGGTTCATCCACAGGGACCTGGCAGCCAG GAACATCCTGCTGGCCTCAGCTCACAGAGTGAAGATCGGTGACTTTGGCCTGATGAGGGCGCTGCCTAACAACGACGAGCACTATGTCATGCAGGAGCATCGGAAGGTCCCCTTTGCATG GTGTGCCCCAGAGAGTCTGAAGACCAGAACGTTCTCCCATGCTACAGACACATGGATGTTTGGAGTCACTCTCTGGGAGATGTTCACACACGGCCAGGAGCCATGGCTGGGCCTTAATGGTAGCCAG ATCCTGCATAAGATTGATAAAGAAGGTGAACGCCTCCCGAAGCCTGAAGACTGTCCGCAGGATATCTATAATGTCATGCTGCAGTGTTGGGCTCAGAAACCTGATGACAGACCTACATTTGTCGCCCTGCGGGAGTTCCTGCTTGAG ACCATGCCCACAGACATGTGTGCTCTGCAGGACTTTAACGAGCCTGACAAACTCCACATCCAGCTTGAAGatgtcatcaccatcatcgaAGGGAG ggCAGAGAATTACTGGTGGCGAGGTCAAAACAAGCGGACCCTCAAGGTCGGACAGTTCCCCAGAAACGTGGTGACATCAGTCGCCGGTTTGTCAGCTCATGATATTAGCCGGCCACTCAAGAACAGCTTCATCCACACAGGACACGGAGACTCCAACCCTCATCGCTGTTGGGGCTTCCCTGACAGGATTGATGA TTTGTACCTCGGGAATCCCTTGGATCCTCCTGATGTCCTCAGTGTAGACCTCAGTAGTGCTCGGCCCACACACCTACCAGGACGAGTAAGAA aggAGCCTCCTCCCCGCCCTCCTCAGCCAGCAGTGTTAATCAAGA AGCCTTGCTATGATCCAGTGAATAATGATGAGGAGATTACTTCAGCAGGACTAAAGAGATTATCACTTCGGAAAACAGGTTCCCTCAAAGGCTTAAAACTTAAACCCGCTGCGTGGGTCTCTGCTTCTAAACAGGGGAGTGGCCGGATGTCAGGCTCAGGCCACAACCCCAACAGTGAAGTGTCCCTCATTGACTTTGGGGAGGAGTTCCCCGCACCCACACCCTCCCCATCCCCTGTGGTTGAAATTCAAATTCCTTCACTGGCAAAGCTAGCTCTGAAAGCCGAGAACATCCTGGACCGGACACCACCTCAGAGTCCGTGTAGATCGTTGCCCCGCCCCCTTCACCCTACGCCAGTAGTGGACTGGGATGCCCGGCCATTACCCCCACCCCCGGCCTATGATGATGTAGCCCAAGACGAAGACGATATGGAG GTGAGCTCCATCAACAGCTCGGAGCAGCAGCatgaagaggagcagagtgaTGTCCATTATCCAGATGAAGCTCCTCCCTCTGGACAGAAGGTGGAGGGTGAGACTCTTGTCTCCAGGGGTCCAGACAGACCAGACCTGGAGGACAACCTCTTTCTCCCCAGCAGGCAGAGCCAGGGCCTGTCCACCTCCTTCTCCCAGTCAGCAGAGATTTTCCAAGAACTCCAGCAAGAATGCATGAGAAGGCTCAATGTACCGACTGGAAGCGCTGCCCAGTCGAGCGCACCATCACAGATCTCAGCCTTGTGTCCCCAGACTGTCGTATCCCATGATGGACACCAGCAGAGTGTCCTCTCCTCCAATGAAGACAAACCCCAGATTCCCCCCCGGGTCCCCATACCCCCTCGTCCCATAAAAAGGGGTGACTACACATCTGCTCGCTGGTCAAGGGATCTCTCACTGTCACCCACACCAGCTGACACCACAGAAGACGTTTCAGGCCCAGGCCAGGACCGACCACCTCAGATCCCTCCTAGGGATCCTTTGTCCCAGCCGAGCTCCAGGACTCCCAGCCCTATGGGTCTGGTAGTGGGTTCTCCCCAACAAAGAGTCTACTCTGTCAGCCCCACTACTATGCAGGCTCCGCTTACCTCCTGCCCCACACATACCTACGGCTCCTACCTCTCCACCTCTCCAGGTAAACTCATGCCTACCACACACAGCTTTGCCTCAGATCCTAAATATGCTGCACCCAAAGTGATCCAGGCACATGGGAAGGACGCCGCCAACAAGGGCCCCTGTATTCTTCCCATCGTTCGTGATGGACGTAAAGTCAGTAACACCCACTATTACCTTCTACCAGAGAGGCCCCCATACCTCGACCGTTACGACCGCTTCTTCAAGGAGGCAGAGAGCCTACCTTCTAGCGGTGTGGAGGAAAGACATGTGCGGCAAGCTAACACCGCCACCGTCAGACCCATGGTGGTCAGCAGTCAGACTCTCCAGGGTCACGCCCAAGGACAGGGGCTGGTCCAGCCAGGCGAGCTGAAGGCTAATTTctcctccaacaacaacagcagcctgGGTGGGCCGCGGTCAGGGATGAAGACATCAGTTAGTCTGCCTCGTGTTTGTTCAGACGGGCTGACAGCACCAGTGGTCACTGTTTCCTGCACCAGGACAGACGGTGGAGGGAACTCAGCTGACAGGGTGAAAATG GTGCAGGAGGCAGTTCATGGTGTGACAATAGAGCAGTGCCAAGCCGCCCTCCAGAACCACAACTGGAACGTCCAGAAAGCTGTGCATTATCTGAAG
- the tnk2b gene encoding activated CDC42 kinase 1 isoform X5, translated as MCSVSPTLWRTSSVRSTPCTPWTTRTSFASTVTELAPLGSLLERLRCVRPQGPVLIHTLCQYAVQVACGMAYLEQRRFIHRDLAARNILLASAHRVKIGDFGLMRALPNNDEHYVMQEHRKVPFAWCAPESLKTRTFSHATDTWMFGVTLWEMFTHGQEPWLGLNGSQILHKIDKEGERLPKPEDCPQDIYNVMLQCWAQKPDDRPTFVALREFLLETMPTDMCALQDFNEPDKLHIQLEDVITIIEGRAENYWWRGQNKRTLKVGQFPRNVVTSVAGLSAHDISRPLKNSFIHTGHGDSNPHRCWGFPDRIDDLYLGNPLDPPDVLSVDLSSARPTHLPGRVRKEPPPRPPQPAVLIKKPCYDPVNNDEEITSAGLKRLSLRKTGSLKGLKLKPAAWVSASKQGSGRMSGSGHNPNSEVSLIDFGEEFPAPTPSPSPVVEIQIPSLAKLALKAENILDRTPPQSPCRSLPRPLHPTPVVDWDARPLPPPPAYDDVAQDEDDMEVSSINSSEQQHEEEQSDVHYPDEAPPSGQKVEGETLVSRGPDRPDLEDNLFLPSRQSQGLSTSFSQSAEIFQELQQECMRRLNVPTGSAAQSSAPSQISALCPQTVVSHDGHQQSVLSSNEDKPQIPPRVPIPPRPIKRGDYTSARWSRDLSLSPTPADTTEDVSGPGQDRPPQIPPRDPLSQPSSRTPSPMGLVVGSPQQRVYSVSPTTMQAPLTSCPTHTYGSYLSTSPGKLMPTTHSFASDPKYAAPKVIQAHGKDAANKGPCILPIVRDGRKVSNTHYYLLPERPPYLDRYDRFFKEAESLPSSGVEERHVRQANTATVRPMVVSSQTLQGHAQGQGLVQPGELKANFSSNNNSSLGGPRSGMKTSVSLPRVCSDGLTAPVVTVSCTRTDGGGNSADRVKMVQEAVHGVTIEQCQAALQNHNWNVQKAVHYLKVEQLFCLGLKSRSECLKLLEMCDWNLEVASTQMLDNYGSTTRQRR; from the exons ATGTGCTCAGTCAGCCCGACGCTCTGGAGGACTTCATCTGTGAGGTCAACGCCATGCACTCCCTGGACCACCAGAACCTCATTCGCCTCTACG GTGACTGAGCTGGCTCCCTTGGGTTCTCTGCTGGAGCGTCTACGATGTGTCCGTCCACAGGGCCCCGTGTTGATCCACACTCTGTGTCAGTATGCAGTGCAAGTGGCCTGTGGCATGGCCTATCTGGAGCAGAGGAGGTTCATCCACAGGGACCTGGCAGCCAG GAACATCCTGCTGGCCTCAGCTCACAGAGTGAAGATCGGTGACTTTGGCCTGATGAGGGCGCTGCCTAACAACGACGAGCACTATGTCATGCAGGAGCATCGGAAGGTCCCCTTTGCATG GTGTGCCCCAGAGAGTCTGAAGACCAGAACGTTCTCCCATGCTACAGACACATGGATGTTTGGAGTCACTCTCTGGGAGATGTTCACACACGGCCAGGAGCCATGGCTGGGCCTTAATGGTAGCCAG ATCCTGCATAAGATTGATAAAGAAGGTGAACGCCTCCCGAAGCCTGAAGACTGTCCGCAGGATATCTATAATGTCATGCTGCAGTGTTGGGCTCAGAAACCTGATGACAGACCTACATTTGTCGCCCTGCGGGAGTTCCTGCTTGAG ACCATGCCCACAGACATGTGTGCTCTGCAGGACTTTAACGAGCCTGACAAACTCCACATCCAGCTTGAAGatgtcatcaccatcatcgaAGGGAG ggCAGAGAATTACTGGTGGCGAGGTCAAAACAAGCGGACCCTCAAGGTCGGACAGTTCCCCAGAAACGTGGTGACATCAGTCGCCGGTTTGTCAGCTCATGATATTAGCCGGCCACTCAAGAACAGCTTCATCCACACAGGACACGGAGACTCCAACCCTCATCGCTGTTGGGGCTTCCCTGACAGGATTGATGA TTTGTACCTCGGGAATCCCTTGGATCCTCCTGATGTCCTCAGTGTAGACCTCAGTAGTGCTCGGCCCACACACCTACCAGGACGAGTAAGAA aggAGCCTCCTCCCCGCCCTCCTCAGCCAGCAGTGTTAATCAAGA AGCCTTGCTATGATCCAGTGAATAATGATGAGGAGATTACTTCAGCAGGACTAAAGAGATTATCACTTCGGAAAACAGGTTCCCTCAAAGGCTTAAAACTTAAACCCGCTGCGTGGGTCTCTGCTTCTAAACAGGGGAGTGGCCGGATGTCAGGCTCAGGCCACAACCCCAACAGTGAAGTGTCCCTCATTGACTTTGGGGAGGAGTTCCCCGCACCCACACCCTCCCCATCCCCTGTGGTTGAAATTCAAATTCCTTCACTGGCAAAGCTAGCTCTGAAAGCCGAGAACATCCTGGACCGGACACCACCTCAGAGTCCGTGTAGATCGTTGCCCCGCCCCCTTCACCCTACGCCAGTAGTGGACTGGGATGCCCGGCCATTACCCCCACCCCCGGCCTATGATGATGTAGCCCAAGACGAAGACGATATGGAG GTGAGCTCCATCAACAGCTCGGAGCAGCAGCatgaagaggagcagagtgaTGTCCATTATCCAGATGAAGCTCCTCCCTCTGGACAGAAGGTGGAGGGTGAGACTCTTGTCTCCAGGGGTCCAGACAGACCAGACCTGGAGGACAACCTCTTTCTCCCCAGCAGGCAGAGCCAGGGCCTGTCCACCTCCTTCTCCCAGTCAGCAGAGATTTTCCAAGAACTCCAGCAAGAATGCATGAGAAGGCTCAATGTACCGACTGGAAGCGCTGCCCAGTCGAGCGCACCATCACAGATCTCAGCCTTGTGTCCCCAGACTGTCGTATCCCATGATGGACACCAGCAGAGTGTCCTCTCCTCCAATGAAGACAAACCCCAGATTCCCCCCCGGGTCCCCATACCCCCTCGTCCCATAAAAAGGGGTGACTACACATCTGCTCGCTGGTCAAGGGATCTCTCACTGTCACCCACACCAGCTGACACCACAGAAGACGTTTCAGGCCCAGGCCAGGACCGACCACCTCAGATCCCTCCTAGGGATCCTTTGTCCCAGCCGAGCTCCAGGACTCCCAGCCCTATGGGTCTGGTAGTGGGTTCTCCCCAACAAAGAGTCTACTCTGTCAGCCCCACTACTATGCAGGCTCCGCTTACCTCCTGCCCCACACATACCTACGGCTCCTACCTCTCCACCTCTCCAGGTAAACTCATGCCTACCACACACAGCTTTGCCTCAGATCCTAAATATGCTGCACCCAAAGTGATCCAGGCACATGGGAAGGACGCCGCCAACAAGGGCCCCTGTATTCTTCCCATCGTTCGTGATGGACGTAAAGTCAGTAACACCCACTATTACCTTCTACCAGAGAGGCCCCCATACCTCGACCGTTACGACCGCTTCTTCAAGGAGGCAGAGAGCCTACCTTCTAGCGGTGTGGAGGAAAGACATGTGCGGCAAGCTAACACCGCCACCGTCAGACCCATGGTGGTCAGCAGTCAGACTCTCCAGGGTCACGCCCAAGGACAGGGGCTGGTCCAGCCAGGCGAGCTGAAGGCTAATTTctcctccaacaacaacagcagcctgGGTGGGCCGCGGTCAGGGATGAAGACATCAGTTAGTCTGCCTCGTGTTTGTTCAGACGGGCTGACAGCACCAGTGGTCACTGTTTCCTGCACCAGGACAGACGGTGGAGGGAACTCAGCTGACAGGGTGAAAATG GTGCAGGAGGCAGTTCATGGTGTGACAATAGAGCAGTGCCAAGCCGCCCTCCAGAACCACAACTGGAACGTCCAGAAAGCTGTGCATTATCTGAAG